Proteins from a genomic interval of Spirochaetota bacterium:
- a CDS encoding methyltransferase yields MNILTIQRYANNGFGIGFIDGKTVFVPYSAVGDTVAVTITRQAKNYCFASITDIITPSPIRIRPQCPVFTHCGGCDFLHIPYKEELSIKKDLFQNTLTHIGGLPHHILPEIELIYSERFHYRSHATLQSDGTHIGFYKKDSHNVEPIPAQGCLLLHEELNTYILSKSWDSYTNNSIKIAIDAQGILCSDPTTVITEQECGITYTRSVNTFFQANRFLRSKMLLVVDELSQSFTSFLDAGCGVGFFSIYVAKRMQGTGIDTNIQSIEWAKHNAKHNNVNVDFHTISIENYHPFKHDHKCVIIDPPRQGISKRGRKTIVAMNPAGIIYVSCNPVTFARDVKSFIDSNYRLQKLFIIDMFPCTHHTEVIGFLTK; encoded by the coding sequence ATGAATATACTAACTATCCAACGATATGCAAACAACGGCTTTGGAATAGGATTTATTGATGGTAAAACCGTATTTGTTCCCTATAGCGCTGTGGGTGATACTGTTGCTGTTACTATCACTCGCCAAGCAAAAAACTACTGCTTTGCTTCAATTACCGATATCATAACCCCTTCACCCATTCGTATTAGGCCCCAATGTCCAGTATTTACTCACTGTGGCGGATGCGATTTTCTTCACATTCCGTATAAAGAAGAACTTTCAATAAAAAAAGACTTATTCCAGAATACCTTGACACACATTGGTGGTCTTCCACACCATATACTGCCAGAAATTGAGCTAATCTACAGTGAACGATTCCATTACAGAAGCCACGCCACCCTTCAATCAGATGGTACGCATATAGGCTTTTATAAGAAGGATTCTCATAATGTTGAGCCAATTCCAGCACAGGGTTGCTTACTTCTCCATGAAGAATTAAATACGTACATACTCAGCAAATCGTGGGATAGCTACACTAACAACTCCATCAAAATTGCTATCGATGCGCAGGGCATTCTATGCTCTGACCCCACTACAGTTATAACAGAACAGGAATGTGGCATCACCTATACACGAAGTGTTAATACATTCTTTCAGGCAAATAGATTTCTTAGAAGCAAGATGCTTCTTGTTGTTGACGAACTATCGCAAAGTTTTACATCATTTCTTGATGCAGGATGTGGTGTTGGCTTTTTCAGTATATATGTAGCCAAACGGATGCAAGGCACTGGTATTGATACTAATATCCAGAGCATTGAATGGGCAAAACACAATGCAAAACATAATAACGTAAATGTAGATTTTCACACAATTAGCATTGAGAACTATCACCCCTTTAAACATGACCATAAATGTGTTATCATTGACCCACCTCGTCAGGGCATATCAAAGAGGGGAAGAAAGACTATTGTTGCAATGAATCCTGCAGGCATTATATATGTTTCCTGCAATCCTGTAACCTTTGCCCGTGACGTCAAAAGCTTTATTGACAGTAACTATCGCTTACAAAAATTATTTATTATTGATATGTTCCCGTGCACTCATCACACCGAAGTAATTGGGTTTTTGACAAAATAG
- a CDS encoding energy transducer TonB, whose protein sequence is MPHKNRNIVYYAFFISVVVHGFFLCVSFGGSTVDMQQHTLNVTMHTYTMLPHVENAGDTTRLKNNPTKPVKQGGIMASQYMVSNEDSQSITMRYTDMIRQRIQEALVYPATARKDGIEGKTYIKFTIDKNGNLLSAMMIRSSGSALLDDAALKAIHSASPFPPIPDTIGKERMTFVQGLTFALK, encoded by the coding sequence ATGCCTCACAAAAATAGAAACATTGTATATTATGCATTCTTTATTTCAGTTGTTGTGCATGGTTTTTTTCTTTGTGTGTCGTTTGGAGGCAGCACCGTGGATATGCAACAACACACATTGAATGTTACCATGCATACATATACAATGCTGCCACATGTTGAAAATGCCGGTGATACAACCAGGCTAAAGAATAATCCTACAAAGCCTGTTAAGCAGGGTGGTATCATGGCATCACAGTATATGGTATCCAATGAGGACAGCCAGAGTATAACCATGCGATATACAGATATGATACGGCAGCGTATTCAGGAAGCATTAGTATATCCAGCTACAGCACGCAAGGACGGTATTGAGGGAAAAACCTATATTAAATTCACCATAGATAAAAATGGCAATCTACTATCGGCTATGATGATACGTTCTTCAGGTTCAGCACTTTTAGATGATGCTGCGCTTAAGGCAATACACAGCGCTTCACCTTTCCCACCCATTCCTGATACTATTGGCAAAGAGCGCATGACGTTTGTGCAGGGATTGACGTTCGCTTTGAAGTAG
- a CDS encoding biopolymer transporter ExbD — translation MSAERLFIERRKKVVIDLNIAPLIDVVFQLLLFFALTSYYVTNPGIEVSLPKANSAVTVQRNNIEIYITGSNAIYCNATKVELSALKEMLSTLSAASKTIILKADKTVQLGMVVQVIDIIKQTQVKDLVIATSMEENNASQK, via the coding sequence ATGAGTGCTGAAAGGCTTTTTATTGAACGAAGAAAGAAGGTGGTGATTGATTTGAATATAGCACCGCTTATTGATGTTGTGTTCCAGCTATTACTTTTTTTTGCACTCACGTCATATTATGTTACCAATCCTGGTATTGAAGTGTCGTTGCCCAAAGCAAATTCGGCTGTTACTGTGCAAAGAAACAATATTGAGATATATATTACTGGTAGTAATGCCATCTATTGCAATGCCACAAAGGTTGAGCTTTCAGCACTTAAAGAAATGCTTTCCACACTATCGGCTGCTTCAAAGACTATTATCCTGAAAGCCGATAAAACGGTACAACTTGGCATGGTGGTGCAGGTAATTGATATCATAAAGCAAACACAGGTTAAAGACCTGGTGATAGCAACAAGCATGGAAGAAAATAATGCCTCACAAAAATAG
- a CDS encoding MotA/TolQ/ExbB proton channel family protein: MFAIFQKGGPVMWPILLCSVLSLAIFIERLYVLLKSRPYVWNAINIFKQQFIANALNKETIPECPGIVKDMACVLDLEKDYTIDYELHEAEHKLVRFATFYVRNLEQRLNWLAIIGNIAPLLGLLGTVTGMIKVFMGIQNMQGQVNPSALAGGIWEALITTAAGLIVAIPTIIAYHYFEDRIDDITGALKELISDMLEVIKQ; encoded by the coding sequence ATGTTTGCTATATTCCAAAAGGGTGGCCCGGTAATGTGGCCCATTTTGCTATGTTCAGTTTTGTCACTGGCAATATTTATAGAACGGTTATATGTATTACTAAAGTCCCGACCATATGTATGGAATGCGATTAATATTTTTAAACAGCAGTTTATTGCGAATGCATTGAATAAAGAAACTATTCCAGAATGCCCCGGTATAGTTAAGGATATGGCTTGTGTCCTGGATCTAGAAAAAGATTATACCATAGACTATGAATTGCATGAGGCTGAGCATAAGTTAGTACGATTTGCCACGTTTTATGTTCGCAACTTAGAACAGCGGTTAAACTGGCTTGCTATAATTGGCAATATTGCACCACTTTTGGGCCTTTTGGGGACAGTTACCGGGATGATAAAGGTGTTCATGGGCATTCAGAATATGCAGGGACAGGTCAATCCATCAGCACTGGCTGGTGGTATATGGGAAGCGCTGATAACCACAGCAGCTGGATTGATTGTTGCTATTCCCACCATTATTGCCTACCATTATTTTGAAGACAGGATTGATGATATTACCGGTGCGCTAAAGGAGTTAATCAGCGATATGTTAGAGGTTATAAAGCAATGA
- a CDS encoding helix-turn-helix domain-containing protein: MAAIKEKIIIKNTTRKGRKKSSYLPPDYKTLQEVIDGIERDYILHTLELTNWNLQKTSRVLDIARNTLKAKMKKYNIDLQ; this comes from the coding sequence ATGGCAGCTATAAAGGAAAAAATTATTATAAAAAATACAACCAGGAAAGGGCGGAAAAAATCATCATATTTACCACCTGATTATAAAACATTGCAAGAAGTTATTGATGGAATTGAACGTGACTACATCCTGCATACCCTGGAACTAACTAACTGGAATCTTCAGAAAACCAGTAGGGTTTTGGATATTGCGCGTAACACACTGAAAGCTAAAATGAAGAAATATAATATTGATCTGCAATAG
- a CDS encoding DUF4325 domain-containing protein translates to MVIEIKKLATAVAITRKSTDLFTRYIGKLLFQKIQEKLKHLAQHEVVIIDFDGIRSVDASFVDECIVPLLELSQTNTFPFYIKLVNITDNVEYIVDQVIRMTHDQKRYIVMTDRLCKNGCHALGSVSEMEKDIIEYCVINKQATGVDIASFLHVSETEAQNCLMRLYEMRAVRKIDNDNVFHAI, encoded by the coding sequence ATGGTAATTGAAATAAAAAAATTAGCAACAGCAGTTGCCATAACGCGTAAAAGCACTGATTTGTTTACACGGTATATTGGCAAATTGTTATTTCAGAAAATTCAAGAAAAGCTAAAACATCTTGCCCAACATGAAGTGGTAATCATTGATTTTGATGGCATACGCTCAGTTGATGCTTCATTTGTTGATGAGTGCATTGTACCTTTATTAGAACTATCGCAAACAAATACTTTTCCATTTTATATCAAGTTAGTCAATATAACTGATAATGTGGAATATATTGTTGATCAGGTGATTAGAATGACTCATGATCAAAAGCGGTATATAGTTATGACCGATAGATTATGTAAAAATGGATGTCATGCGTTGGGATCTGTATCAGAAATGGAAAAGGATATCATTGAATACTGTGTCATAAACAAACAGGCAACTGGCGTTGATATTGCGTCATTTTTGCATGTATCAGAAACCGAAGCACAAAATTGCCTGATGCGTTTGTATGAAATGCGTGCAGTAAGAAAGATAGATAATGACAATGTATTCCATGCTATTTAG
- a CDS encoding ATP-binding protein codes for MAIIQLPDQCKDPFSFESVIALYQHIINQKAKGLDLSHVTFIDPYSLLCLLLIGRNYLRLTGNKLTLHRIPSQILQYMARMDFFAHTIFDCEETLDKHKQLRRSMASSRLLEVIEIPGKEKESVKVIAKVIATFRKRALVILKHWLTLTMVDYLVTVISEICQNIFEHSLDSGFIAIQSYMYLNERIFRIAIVDSGIGIPGTFEYMPEIKTLSNAKLLQTVLTTPLSSKRRYGYGLCQVNAIMEQLKGSIFLRSENAYISVLHHRRSSRGSYIFLKDDCPSFPGTQFSITLIG; via the coding sequence GTGGCTATCATTCAACTTCCTGATCAATGTAAGGACCCTTTCAGCTTTGAATCGGTTATTGCCCTGTACCAGCATATAATCAATCAGAAAGCTAAAGGGCTTGATTTGTCTCATGTGACTTTTATTGACCCTTATTCATTATTATGTTTGCTTCTTATTGGTCGAAATTACCTGCGATTAACAGGGAACAAGTTGACTTTGCATCGCATCCCGTCACAAATATTGCAGTATATGGCAAGGATGGATTTCTTTGCTCATACTATATTTGATTGTGAAGAAACACTGGATAAGCACAAACAGCTGAGGCGAAGCATGGCTTCCTCACGGTTGCTTGAGGTTATTGAAATACCGGGGAAAGAAAAGGAAAGTGTTAAAGTTATTGCAAAAGTTATAGCTACTTTCAGAAAGCGAGCCCTTGTCATTTTAAAACACTGGTTGACGTTAACCATGGTGGATTATCTTGTTACCGTCATTTCAGAAATATGCCAGAATATTTTTGAACACAGTTTAGATTCAGGGTTTATTGCCATTCAGAGCTATATGTATTTAAATGAGCGCATATTCCGAATAGCTATTGTTGATTCAGGTATTGGAATACCGGGAACATTTGAATATATGCCTGAAATTAAAACATTGTCCAATGCAAAGTTGCTGCAAACTGTTTTAACAACACCACTTTCAAGTAAACGCCGCTATGGATATGGTTTGTGCCAGGTTAATGCCATTATGGAACAACTGAAAGGTTCAATTTTTTTACGTTCAGAAAATGCGTATATCAGTGTTTTACATCATCGCCGTTCATCAAGAGGGAGTTATATATTTCTGAAAGATGATTGCCCATCTTTTCCAGGTACACAGTTTTCAATCACACTTATTGGATGA
- a CDS encoding SpoIIE family protein phosphatase has product MDVEPIRILVLDDDPFIGKMLASMLAGYNVKTTTSFGQFQEVIEEFNPDIAIIDLHLPDAHGLDVCKWIRSQNQYEDVILYILTATNDEQTLIRAYSIGVMDYIIKPFNKFILFSKLRRCALMIEIKRKLEHSLEYQKDIKNRLLQLNDFIKKCIKIDDIDTLVALFLHIKYIIQLDGLFIFNKLKTGKYTVLKLISHESWQSLIPKLHRVITQNAIEPVSFFFESTTQVYIASISLQQYGYVFFVSNVPYTPDEKNLIGLLAEIIRVIISRTEIYEYVQKQNKIYRDEISKVRQIQVAQLPKFRNINGYEIASTFLPAEDISGDFFDGFYIEKGVYQIVLCDVSGHGIASSYIGNAMRTLIRTFSFNEQSPAKVLYKVNRQMIADGKGLYYFGTAVICRLYPDGRIFYTSGGHPPLYYYKHNSHTIEELPNTGGLLGVFDDMDYQDNTITMQSGDMLFLYTDGLTESMNPALKTLYGDQRLKDTIVTNAHENLVELLHSICGSMYEFTEYAPLEDDVTLICFKKI; this is encoded by the coding sequence ATGGATGTTGAACCAATACGAATTCTTGTTCTGGATGATGACCCCTTCATTGGCAAGATGCTTGCTTCAATGTTAGCTGGCTATAATGTTAAAACTACAACATCGTTTGGCCAGTTCCAGGAAGTTATAGAAGAATTTAACCCTGATATTGCAATTATAGATTTACATTTGCCAGATGCACATGGCCTTGATGTGTGTAAATGGATCAGAAGCCAGAATCAGTATGAAGATGTTATCCTGTATATATTGACAGCTACAAACGATGAACAAACTTTGATCAGGGCATACAGCATTGGCGTTATGGATTATATCATAAAGCCTTTTAACAAGTTTATACTATTTTCAAAATTACGCCGATGTGCTCTGATGATTGAGATTAAGCGAAAGCTTGAGCATTCATTGGAATATCAAAAAGATATAAAAAATCGATTATTACAACTGAATGATTTTATTAAAAAGTGTATTAAAATTGATGACATTGATACTCTTGTAGCATTGTTCCTCCATATTAAATATATTATTCAACTAGATGGATTATTTATATTTAATAAGCTTAAGACAGGGAAATATACAGTATTAAAATTAATTTCACATGAATCCTGGCAATCCCTTATTCCTAAACTTCACAGGGTTATTACTCAAAATGCTATTGAACCTGTTTCATTTTTCTTTGAATCCACTACTCAAGTATATATTGCCAGCATATCCCTGCAGCAGTATGGATATGTATTTTTTGTCAGTAATGTTCCTTACACTCCGGATGAAAAAAATCTTATTGGATTATTAGCAGAAATCATAAGAGTCATAATAAGCAGAACTGAGATTTACGAGTATGTTCAGAAGCAAAATAAAATATATCGTGATGAAATATCAAAAGTACGGCAGATACAAGTTGCACAATTACCAAAATTCAGAAACATAAATGGATATGAAATAGCCTCAACATTTCTGCCAGCGGAAGATATCTCAGGTGATTTTTTTGATGGATTTTATATTGAAAAAGGTGTTTACCAGATTGTCCTTTGTGATGTATCCGGCCATGGGATAGCATCGTCTTACATTGGTAATGCAATGCGTACACTTATCCGCACATTCAGCTTCAATGAACAATCCCCGGCTAAAGTGTTGTATAAGGTTAACCGGCAGATGATTGCTGATGGCAAAGGGTTATATTACTTTGGAACAGCAGTAATTTGCAGACTATATCCCGATGGTAGAATATTTTATACATCTGGTGGTCATCCTCCACTATACTATTATAAGCATAATTCCCACACCATTGAAGAGTTACCCAATACCGGTGGGTTGTTAGGGGTTTTTGATGACATGGATTACCAGGATAATACAATTACGATGCAAAGTGGCGATATGTTGTTTTTATATACTGATGGTTTAACCGAATCCATGAATCCTGCCTTAAAAACTCTGTATGGAGATCAACGGTTAAAAGATACAATAGTTACAAATGCACATGAAAACCTGGTAGAATTGTTACACTCGATATGTGGAAGTATGTATGAGTTCACTGAGTATGCACCATTAGAAGATGACGTCACGTTAATTTGCTTTAAAAAAATTTAA
- a CDS encoding SPFH domain-containing protein, translated as MVYVYSIIIIIIVILFKRMIKIVPRDSICIIEKKLKYHKTLLPGLHIISPFVSARIVPVEKREGVPVSQEIEFGDSSKQKLTVRTTFLLWDPYTPFFTFEKLDQEMSNKAFQELSKCAAGYTKQEFEKNFDVVKQKCLESLNQFGKEYGIEFTSLDISE; from the coding sequence ATGGTGTATGTGTACAGCATTATTATAATTATTATTGTAATTCTTTTCAAGAGGATGATAAAGATTGTCCCTCGTGATTCTATCTGCATTATTGAAAAAAAACTCAAATATCATAAAACGTTACTGCCGGGATTACATATTATCAGCCCGTTTGTTTCTGCGCGGATTGTTCCCGTTGAAAAAAGGGAGGGGGTACCGGTATCACAGGAAATAGAATTTGGCGATAGCTCCAAACAAAAACTAACAGTCAGGACAACATTCTTGTTATGGGATCCCTATACACCGTTTTTTACCTTTGAGAAGTTAGACCAGGAAATGAGCAATAAGGCATTCCAAGAACTGTCAAAATGTGCCGCTGGTTATACCAAACAGGAATTTGAAAAAAATTTTGATGTCGTAAAACAAAAATGTCTTGAATCATTAAATCAGTTTGGAAAAGAGTACGGTATTGAATTTACAAGCTTAGATATTTCAGAATGA
- a CDS encoding ABC-F family ATP-binding cassette domain-containing protein: MISVQNLAKRFGSTLLFEDVTFTIGSKEKVGLVGRNGLGKTTLLKIIAGIEQPDEGSVSVPRHYTIGYMSQQLYCTKPLVRDEALSLLPESEQHEYWRAEKILSGLGFTTSDMLKRVDELSGGFQVRLQLAKTLILNPDMLLLDEPTNYLDITSIRWLASFLQNWSGELLFITHDRGFMDSIVTHTLGIHRNRIKKIKGNTQQFYEQIALEEEIYEKTRINDERRKKEIEEFISRFRAKARLANLVQSRIKTIEKMQKREKLIPLKNLDFEFRYKPITAKYVVQVDSISFGYDETPLIHNLSFSVASGDRICIIGPNGKGKTTLCKLLAGSLQPQSGTITKALGVETGYFEQTNISTLNPNATIEDEIFYSDPDNNKQLARNICGSLLFEGDDALKPVSVLSGGEKSRVLLGKILVKPINLLILDEPSNHLDMEACDALLTAIDSFEGAVILVTHNELFLRAIAQRLIVFQNNTISIFEGDYERFLEKVGWISESDTSKADNTEQSEGKLNKKELRRIRSQLLQQKQSECRPLQQRIEHIENEIMHYDNLLKQYNADIIIASQSQKSSEIQRLSIEINKLEKTLSSLYDELEELMELHEEKNRHYDRLIQEYA; encoded by the coding sequence ATGATTTCAGTTCAAAATTTAGCTAAACGATTTGGCAGCACACTTCTTTTTGAAGATGTCACCTTTACAATCGGCAGTAAAGAAAAGGTAGGGCTTGTTGGTCGCAACGGACTGGGAAAGACAACGTTGCTTAAAATCATTGCTGGCATTGAACAGCCTGATGAAGGCAGTGTGTCTGTACCACGCCATTACACCATTGGCTATATGTCACAGCAGCTTTATTGTACAAAACCGCTGGTCCGCGATGAAGCGCTATCGCTTTTGCCTGAATCCGAGCAGCATGAATACTGGCGTGCTGAAAAAATTTTATCGGGGCTGGGATTTACCACCAGTGACATGCTAAAAAGGGTGGATGAACTTTCAGGTGGATTTCAGGTACGCCTGCAGCTAGCAAAAACCCTTATACTGAACCCTGATATGCTGCTACTGGATGAGCCAACCAACTACCTTGATATTACTTCTATCCGCTGGTTAGCTAGTTTTTTACAAAACTGGTCAGGTGAGCTTCTATTTATTACGCATGACAGAGGTTTCATGGATTCCATTGTTACCCACACTCTTGGGATTCATCGCAACCGGATAAAAAAAATAAAGGGCAATACCCAGCAATTCTATGAGCAAATTGCACTTGAAGAAGAAATATATGAAAAAACCCGCATCAACGATGAGCGCAGAAAAAAAGAAATAGAAGAATTTATTTCACGATTCAGGGCAAAAGCACGGCTTGCCAACCTGGTACAGTCTAGAATCAAGACTATAGAAAAGATGCAAAAAAGAGAAAAGCTAATACCATTAAAAAATCTGGATTTTGAATTCAGGTACAAGCCCATAACAGCAAAATATGTTGTGCAGGTTGATTCTATTTCATTTGGTTATGATGAAACACCTTTAATACACAACCTTTCATTTTCGGTAGCTTCCGGCGATAGAATCTGCATAATAGGCCCAAATGGCAAAGGGAAAACCACACTGTGCAAACTCCTTGCAGGCAGCCTGCAGCCTCAATCAGGAACTATCACCAAAGCATTAGGTGTTGAAACAGGATATTTTGAGCAAACAAATATTTCAACATTAAACCCCAATGCTACCATAGAAGATGAGATTTTCTACAGCGATCCTGATAACAACAAACAGCTTGCACGCAATATATGCGGCTCTCTTCTTTTTGAAGGTGATGATGCATTAAAACCTGTGTCGGTTCTTTCAGGCGGTGAAAAGAGCCGGGTTCTGTTGGGGAAAATTCTGGTTAAGCCAATAAATCTTCTTATACTGGATGAGCCGTCTAATCACTTAGACATGGAAGCCTGCGATGCATTGCTTACGGCTATCGACAGCTTTGAAGGCGCTGTGATACTGGTTACCCATAATGAACTTTTCCTTCGAGCTATCGCACAGCGATTAATCGTTTTTCAAAATAATACCATAAGCATTTTTGAAGGCGATTACGAACGCTTTCTGGAAAAAGTAGGCTGGATTTCAGAATCAGATACATCAAAGGCAGATAATACAGAACAGTCTGAAGGCAAGCTCAACAAAAAAGAATTACGAAGGATTCGTTCACAATTACTGCAGCAAAAGCAGAGTGAATGCAGACCATTGCAGCAGCGCATTGAGCATATTGAAAATGAAATCATGCATTACGATAATCTTTTAAAACAATATAATGCTGATATTATCATTGCATCACAATCACAGAAGAGCAGTGAAATTCAGCGTTTATCCATTGAAATTAATAAACTGGAAAAAACATTGAGCAGCTTGTATGATGAACTTGAAGAACTTATGGAATTGCATGAAGAAAAGAACCGCCACTATGATAGATTAATTCAGGAATATGCATAA